tttgcttggaaatttgtttaaaactatgctactatttatagcatctgttagtggcgttactaggtgcctttttgctaattttgtcagctttgatggtattgtatcttcacctgttgatactttggtgtttaaatcattaaacagtttagaaattgtattttcatcaacttcttggaatgtgaagttctcattgttgttagaatcattgatttcctttattttaatgatacttggatgattttcaaaactatcaacaatttcttcaatcatttttgacttatcatttacattcttatattttataggatttggtttcatgccacaagaattttctaaaatattgatgtagtattcgttgaaaagtttggttaactgttttttatcagtaactaaactttcattttgaacgatcgctatatctcctttgcttattccacttttatttgatatcaagggtttaacagtttcccaaaacgtttttttggaaataaaacctgattctgttacccttttgaaatggtttttgatagcctttttgcgtaaatttacacacttgtttctctgtttcttgtacgtgattttgttttcagaagtaggatagatgatagatgtgaaaacattgatgaggttttcataattcagttcaggatctttactattacaaataaaatttgcgttctcaacatcacgtaaaaagttggcttcattaaaatttttgtaacttctgtaaataattttcttggatgctaagcgtgctaaatgagattttaaaaatgttgttaccatttgatgatgatcacttaatcctgtttcacatgttagtgtgtgttgaaaacatctgggtctatttgtaagaatgacatctatagctgttccgttaggactagcaaaacaggttttgtttttgacaagattttcaagactaaaaatatcacagaaattatttaaggtttcgaaaccagaatcgttcgagttatggcaatcgatatttatatcacccataattattatgttttcgactttagatagagctttatttaaagctatctctaattcctcaaaaaagttgtttaagtttgaataatgaggtggtctataaatactgataactgtccattttttatttcttatcgtcaattctgagcaaatgatttcattatttgttatacccaaatcattaacttgtctacaggctactcctttcttaacatattcaattaaccctcctccatttttgttcctatcttttctagttctaatttcatagttatcaatatagaattgttcgtttggaaaactctcatctagtttggtttcagcaaatacaaaataatcaggtgaaaattttgtcagaatttcttttgcatcaattattttgtttctgagactattaatgtttaaatagcctAAAAGAGGATTGGAAGGGTACTTAATTCGTAATTTATGTATTTCATCTAAAGAACTTTGGTGAGAATTATGTGTCGGATTTTGATCATTTCTATATTGACTCCCAACACATTCATCAGGAATATCAGATTTATTATCATCGCAAACTAGTCCAAGCCTATTGAATACCCCTGctgatctaaaaaattatttataaaagctataaaatttcGTGCTAACATTATCTTACCATTCTCTCGTAAATGTATGCCATCTTTCCATGGGTGTTCTTCTCTGATATTGTTGTGTCTGATGTAGCCATAACCGTGTAGATCGGATCCTTCTCTTAATAGTTTGTTAATACTGTTTATTCTATCAGAGTCGACACGTCTGCTCGTAACCAAGGCagagataaaaactttttttactccgttacgcacacatttttttccgatgtccaGGATCTGTTCAGCAATTTTGTTATCTGACGCTGCATTTAGATGACTTGATAAAAGATTGTTGATTCCTACATGGATAACGACAATATCAGGTTTTTCTTGTTCCAGTGTTGGTTGTACgtaataatttaagttttcgaCACTTGCTCCTGGGAATATCTTAAATCtcacatttccattttttatttgctcattAAATTCTTTCACTCGAATACCTTTTGGTATACTATCGGTCATTATCCGTATCTTCTTAGAATGGTGTACATTTTGATGCTCAAGATTCGTAGCTAATTGATCTCTTTcgggaaacggattgataacagGGTTGGGTCTTCGTCTGtgtgttacattatttttaaagatatttgacgAACGAATATGGTTGTTAACATCTACGTGGTGCGTATTTTGACTCTCCTTCGTAAAATTACAATCCTGATCACCCCAACTTTGTTGATTAGAATCGTCATTAACTTCAACTCTTAGGTCGTTAAATCTGTTATGATGTAATTCTTCATTTCTATTaactttatttgtagaaaacctTGAGGGACCTTTGATTACGTTGTTCCATTGATTATGCTGTTTAATCGGTTCCACATGTTTACACGTTTCAACTGAATGATCACGTTGATTACTGTTTAAAATTTCGCTAACCAATTTTTTGTAatcctttatttcttctttaaggAAATCTATTTCACTCTTCAgttgtttaattaaaatatttgacgaGTTGTCCCCGATCTTGCTCAGTTTatacgaaataaattcttttaaatcgcaaacctgtgttgtcaaacttttaaatttaatgaactggccaaaatttttaacttcttcctCGTACAGATATCCACTTTTATCTTCGATTAAATCGTCAACAACATCTTTCTTTTCCTCTGAAAAAGATTCGTCTGTGCTATTTTCTTTCTCCTCTTCTACTTGttttacaaataaataactttctGTACCATTTCTCTCCGTTTTGTTTAATATATTCTGTTGACATAAATCTTTTTGCGTTTGCTCAATAATTTCAGGATGCAAGTCTTTTGTGTTAGTTACTATGCTGTCATAGTCAGCTTTCTTTTTCCTTCTATGTATTTctttaacagaatttaaaacaatattttgaaaCTCCATTTGTCAACAGTTAAACAACAAGTTTTACTAagtttactaggttgcatcgcttttaactgtgaaacgtttgactgtgcgacttaattgaactgattttggactttgaccttataaatgttataagtgagacaattggactccaagaaataacattcttcttaatttgacatgattgctggaactcagcgattacactgggcgctgtggtagcgctttatttaaaaattaagatgaataagtcattttttactgtgggaccaatcctagccgttatcgcgcgctgaataaatagagacagtttcaaaaaccacatttcattgactttctaacggtgttaatccgtttgagttgcaacggttgggtcacatattcgtaccaacatgtatttagcgaaatttttcggatattactaggttgcatcgttctaacagtgaaacgattgactgtgggacttaattgaaccaactttggactttgaccccataagtgtgataaatgagacaattcgactccaagaaagaacattcttcttaatttgacatgattgccggaactcagcgattacactgggcgctgtggtagcgctttatttaaaaattaagataaataagtctttttttactgtgggaccaatcctagccgttatcgcgcgctgaataaatagagacagtttcaaaaaccacaattcattgactttctaacggtgtcaatccgtttgagcaacaacagttgcgtcacatattcgtaccaaaatgtatttagtgattttcttctgataatactaagttgtatcgcttttaacagtgaaactattgactgtggtaattatttgaactgatttaggactgtgaccttataaatgtgataaatgaggcaataggtcttcaaggaataacattcttcttaatttgacatgattgctggaattcagggattacattaggctctgtggtagcccttttttaaaaatttagataaataagtcatttttactgtgggaccaatcctagccgttagcgcgcgctgaagatatagagacagtttcacaaactccatttcattgactttctaacggtgtcaatccgtttgagttacagcggttgcgttacatattagtaccaacatgtatttagcgaaagtattctgatattactaggttgcatcgcttttaactgtgaaacggttgactgtgcgacttaattgaactgattttggactttgaccttataaatgttataagtgagacaattggactccaagaaataacattcttcttaatctgacatgattgctggaactcagcgattacactgggcgctgtggtagcgctttatttaaaaattaagataaataagtctttttttactgtgggaccaatcctagcagttatcgcgcgctgaagaaatagagacagtttcaaaaaccacatttcattgactttttaacggtgtcaatccatttgagttacaacagctgcgtcacatattcgtaccaaaatgtatttagtgattttcttccgatattactaagttgtatcgcttttaacagtgaaacgattgactgtgggaattatttgaactgattcaggactttgaccttataaatgtaataaatgagccattttgactaaaagaaatatcattcttcttaattttacatgattgctggaactcagcgattacactgggcgctgtggtagcgctttatttaaatatttagataaataagattttcttactgtgggaccaatcctggccgttagcacgcgctgaagaaataaagacattctcaaaaactacatttcattgatttcttggcggtataattccgtttgagttacaacggttgcgtcacatatttgtaccaacatgtattttgcgaaagtattcggatattactaagttgtatcgctttcaacagtgaaacgattgactgtgggacttagttgaactgattttggactttgaccttataaatgtgatgaatgagtcattttgactacaagaaatgacattcttcttagtttgacatgattgctggaactcagcgattacactgggcgatgtggtaacgctttatttaaaaattaagataaataaatcattttgtactgtgggaccaatcctagccgttatcgcgcgctgaagaaatagagacagtttcaaaaactacatttcattgactttctaacagtgtcaatccgtttgagttagaacggttgcgtcacataatcgtaccagcatgtatttagtgattttcttcccatattactaagttgtatcgctttcaacagagaaacgattgactgtgggacttaattgaactgattttgggctttgtccttataaatgtaataaatgagccattatgactagaagaaataacattcttcttaatttaacatgattgctggaattcagcgattacattaggctctgtggtaacctttttttaaaaatttagataaataagtcattttttactgtgggaccaatcctagccgttagttcgcgctgaagaaatagaaacagtttcaaaaactccatttcattgactttctaacggtgtcaatgcgtttgatttacaacggttgcgtcacataatcgtaccaacatgtatttagtgattttcttccgatattactaagttgtatcgctttcaacagtgaaacgattgaccgtgggaattaattcaactgattttggactgtgaccttataaatgtgattaatgcgccaattggtctccaaggaataacattcttcttaatttgatatgattgctggaattcagcggttacattaggctctgcggtagcgctttatttaaaaatttagataaataagatttttccactgtgggaccaatcctggccgttagcacgtgctgaagaaataaaaacattctcaaaaactacatttcattgatttcttggcggtttaattccgtttgagttacaacggttgcgtcacatattcgtaccaacatgtattttgcgaaagtattcggatattactaagttgtatcgctttcaacagtgaaacgattgactgtgggacttagttgaactgattttggactttgaccttataaatgtgatgaatgagtcattttgactacaagaaatgacattcttcttagtttgacatgattgctggaactcagcgattacactgggcgatgtggtaacgctttatttaaaaattaagataaataaatcattttgtactgtgggaccaatcctagccgttatcgcgcgctgaagaaatagagacagtttcaaaaactacatttcattgactttctaacagtgtcaatccgtttgagttagaacggttgcgtcacataatcgtaccagcatgtatttagtgattttcttcccatattactaagttgtatcgctttcaacagagaaacgattgactgtgggacttaattgaactgattttgggctttgtccttataaatgtaataaatgagccattatgactagaagaaataacattcttcttaatttaacatgattgctggaattcagcgattacattaggctctgtggtaacctttttttaaaaatttagataaataagtcattttttactgtgggaccaatcctagccgttagttcgcgctgaagaaatagaaacagtttcaaaaactccatttcattgatttcttggcggtttaattccgtttgagttacaacggttgcgtcacatattcgtaccaacatgtatttagcgaaatttttcggatattactaggttgcatcgttctaacagtgaaacgattgactgtgggacttaattgaactaactttggactttgaccccataagtgtgataaatgagacaattggactccaagaaagaacattcttcttaatttgacatgattgccggaactcagcgattacactgggcgctgtggtagcgctttatttaaaaattaagataaataagcctttttttactgtgggaccaatcctagccgttatcgcgcgctgaagaaatagagacagtttcaaaaatcacatttcattgactttctaacggtgtcaatccgtttgagttacaacagttgcgtcacatattcgtactaaaatgtatttagtgattttcttcggataatactaagttgtatcgcttttaacagtgaaactattgactgtggtaattatttgaactgatttaggactgtgaccttataaatgtgataaatgagccattttgactacaagaagtaacattcttcttaatttgacatgattgctggaactcagtgattacactgggcgctgcggtagcgctttatttaaaaattaagataaataagtcattctttactgtgggaccaatcctagccgttagttcgcgctgaaaaaatgaagacattctcaaaaactacatttcattgatttcttggcggtataattccgtttgagttacaacggttgcgtcacatattcgtaccaacatgtatttagcgaaagtattcggatattactaggttgcatcgcttttaactgtgaaacgtttgactgtgcgacttaaatgaactgattttggactttgaccttataaatgttataagtgagacaattggactccaagaaataacattcttcttaatttgacatgattgccggacctcagcgattacactggaccctgtggtagcgattcatttaaaaatttagataaataagtcatttctactgtgggaccaatcctagccgttagcgcgcgctgaagatatagagacagtttcacaaactccatttcattgactttctaacggtgtcaatccgtttgagttacagcggttgcgtcacatattcgtaccaacatgtatttagcgaaagtattctgatattactaggttgcatcgcttttaactgtgaaacgtttgactgtgcgacttaattgaactgattttggactttgacctaataaatgttataagtgagacaattggactccaagaaataacattcttcttaatttgacatgattgctggaactcagcgattacactgggccctgtggtagcgctttatttaaaaattaagataaataagtctttttttactgtgggaccaatcctagcagttaccgcgcgctgaagaaatagagacagtttcaaaaccacatttcattgactttttaacggtgtcaatccgtttgagttacaacagctgcgtcacatattcgtaccaaaatgtatttagtgattttcttccgatattactaagttgtatcgctattaacagtgaaacgattgactgtgggaattatttgaactgattcaggactttgaccttataaatgtaataaatgagccattttgactaaaagaaatatcattcttcttaattttacatgattgctggaactcagcgattacactgggcgctgtggtagcgctttatttaaatatttagataaataagattttcttactgtgggaccaatcctggcagttagcacgcgctgaagaataaaaaagacattctcaaaaactacatttcattgatttcttggcggtataattccgtttgagttacaacagttgcgtcacatattcgtaccaacatgtattttgcgaaagtattcggatattactaagttgtatcgctttcaacagtgaaacgattgactgtgggacttagttgaactgattttggactttgaccttataaatgtgatgaatgagtcattttgactacaagaaatgacattcttcttagtttgacatgattgctggaactcagcgattacactgggcgatgtggtaacgctttatttaaaaattaagataaataaatcattttgtactgtgggaccaatcctagccgttatcgcgcgctgaagaaatagagacagtttcaaaaactacatttcattgactttctaacagtgtcaatccgtttgagttagaacggttgcgtcacataatcgtaccagcatgtatttagtgattttcttcccatattactaagttgtatcgctttcaacagagaaacgattgactgtgggacttaattgaactgattttgggctttgtccttataaatgtaataaatgagccattatgactagaagaaataacattcttcttaatttaacatgattgctggaattcagcgattacattaggctctgtggtaacctttttttaaaaatttagataaataagtcattttttactgtgggaccaatcctagccgttagttcgcgctgaagaaatagaaacagtttcaaaaactccatttcattgactttctaacggtgtcaatgcgtttgatttacaacggttgcgtcacataatcgtaccaacatgtatttagtgattttcttcagatattactaagttgtatcgctttcaacagtgaaacgattgaccgtgggaattaattcaactgattttggactgtgaccttataaatgtgattaatgcgccaattggtctccaaggaataacattcttcttaatttgatatgattgctggaattcagcggttacattaggctctgcggtagcgctttatttaaaaagttagataaataagattttcccactgtgggaccaatcctggccgttagcacgtgctgaagaaataaaaacattctcaaaaactacatttcattgatttcttggcggtttaattccgtttgagttacaacggttgcgtcacatattcgtaccaacatgtatttagcgaaagtattcggatattactaggttgcatcgcttttaactgtgaaacgtttgactgtgcgacttaattgaactgcttttggactttgaccttataaatgttataagtgagacaattggactccaagaaataacattcttcttaatttgacatgattgctagaactcagcgattacattaggctctgtggtagcgctttatttaaaaattaagataaataagtcattctttactgtgggaccagtcctagccgttagttcgcgctgaagatatagagacagtttcacaaactccatttcattgactttctaacggtgtcaatccgtttgagttacagcggttgcgtcacatattcgtaccaacatgtatttagggaaagtattctgatattactaggttgcatcgcttttaactgtgaaacctttgactgtgcgacttatttgaactgattcaggactttgaccttataaatgtaataaatgagccattttgactaaaagaaatatcattcttcttaatttgacatgattgctggaactcagcgattacactgggcgctgtggtagcgctttatttaaaaattaagataaataagtctttttttactgtgggaccaatcctagcagttaccgcgcgctgaagaaatagagacagtttcaaaaccacatttcattgactttttaacggtgtcaatccgtttgagttacaacagctgcgtcacatattcgtaccaaaatgtatttagtgattttcttccgatattacagttagcacgcgctgaagaataaaaaagacattctcaaaaactacatttcattgatttcttggcggtataattccgtttgagttacaacggttgcgtcacatattcgtaccaacatgtattttgcgaaagtattcggatattactaagttgtatcgctttcaacagtgaaacgattgactgtgggacttagttgaactgattttggactttgaccttataaatgtgataaatgagtcattttgactacaagaaatgacattcttcttagtttgacatgattgctttaactcagcgattacactgggcgatgtgataacgctttatttaaaaattaagataaataagtcattttgtactgtgggaccaatcctagccgttatcgcgcgctgaagaaatagagacagtttcaaaaactacatttcattgactttctaacggtgtcaatccgtttgagttagaacggttgcgtcacataatcgtaccagcatgtatttagtgattttcttccgatattactaagttgtattgccttcaacagagaaacgattgactgtgggacttaattgaactgattttgggctttgtccttataaatgtaataaatgagccattatgactagaagaaataacattctctttaatttgacatgattgctggaactcagcgattacactatgcgctgtggtagcgctttgtttaaaagttaagataaataagtcatttattacggtggaaacaatcctagccgttatcgcacgctgaagaaatagagacagtttcaaaaactacatttcattgactttctaacggtgtcaatccgtttgagttagaacggttgcgtcacataatcgtaccagcatgtatttagtgattttcttccgatattactaagttgtattgccttcaacagagaaacgattgactgtgggacttaattgaactgattttgggctttgtccttataaatgtaataaatgagccattatgactagaagaaataacattctctttaatttgacatgattgctggaactcagcgattacactatgcgctgtggtagcgctttgtttaaaagttaagataaataagtcatttattacggtggaaacaatcctagccgttatcgcacgctgaagaaatagagacagtttcaaaaactacatttcattgactttctaaccgtgtcaatccgtttgaattaaaacggttgcgtcacataatcgtaccagcatgtatttagtgattttcttccgatattactaagttgtatcgctttcaacagagaaacgattgactgtgagacttaattgaactgattttggactttgaccttataaatgtaataaatgagccattatgactagaagaaatatcattctctttaatttgacatgattgctggaactcagcgattacactgggcgctgtggtagcgctttgtttaaaagttaagataaataagtcatttattactgtggaaacaatcctagccgttatcgcacgctgaagaaatagagacagtttcaaaaactacatttcattgactttctaacggtgtcaatccgtttgaattaaaacggtcgcgtcacacatttgtaccaacatgtatttagtgatatttttccgatattactaagttgtatcgctttcaacagtgaaacgattgactgtgggacttagttgaactgattttggactttgaccttataaatgtgataaatgagtcattttgactacaagaaatgacattcttcttagtttgacatgattgctggaactcagcgattacactgggcgctgtggaaacgctttaattaaaaattaaaataaataagtcattttgtattgtgggaccaatcctggccgttttagcgcgctgaagaaatagagacagtttcaaaaactacatttcattgactttctaacggtgtcaatccgtttgagttagaacggttgcgtcacataatcgtaccagcatgta
Above is a window of Hydractinia symbiolongicarpus strain clone_291-10 chromosome 3, HSymV2.1, whole genome shotgun sequence DNA encoding:
- the LOC130636805 gene encoding uncharacterized protein LOC130636805, whose product is MEFQNIVLNSVKEIHRRKKKADYDSIVTNTKDLHPEIIEQTQKDLCQQNILNKTERNGTESYLFVKQVEEEKENSTDESFSEEKKDVVDDLIEDKKFISYKLSKIGDNSSNILIKQLKSEIDFLKEEIKDYKKLVSEILNSNQRDHSVETCKHVEPIKQHNQWNNVIKGPSRFSTNKVNRNEELHHNRFNDLRVEVNDDSNQQSWGDQDCNFTKESQNTHHVDVNNHIRSSNIFKNNVTHRRRPNPVINPFPERDQLATNLEHQNVHHSKKIRIMTDSIPKGIRVKEFNEQIKNGNVRFKIFPGASVENLNYYVQPTLEQEKPDIVVIHVGINNLLSSHLNAASDNKIAEQILDIGKKCVQKDPIYTVMATSDTTISEKNTHGKMAYIYERMISRGIQ